The window CCAAATCTCTGAGTAGTAAGAGGTAATTGCATTGCCTAATGGTTATGCAATAAACTTTTTCGCAATTCGGCGGCCTGAGTTGCGTGAACCCGCGCGAGACCACTGCGTGTTGGCTTCTCTCTTCTTGTGGCACAGTTTTTTGCGCGGTTGGGCATGTGTGGAGTAGCACACGATAGAACTTATCCTATTTTTATGGCAACCTAATGTCTAGATGTAAAGTTTTCTACCCGCTCCACCGATCGTAGTCTTCTGGATGCTGGCTGGTGGGACTGAGTTTGATGAGTGTATGCTTGCTAGATATCACAGTATGGTCAATGCACGCGAGATAGTGTTCGATGATCTCCAATTTGCTGCGCTCAAGGAGTTGACGAAATACGACCAAATTCCGCCGAAGTGGTGGGAGCTTTGGCGTAGGCCAAGCTCTACCGCAAAGAAGGGTGTGTACATATACGGAGATGTTGGAAGAGGAAAATCTCTGCTGGCAAATCTGTTTTACGAACATTCAGTGATCAAGAAGAAGAAAAAGGTACACTTCAACACCTTCATGAAAGATCTGCACGATTTGCTACACGCAATGCGTGTGGATAACTGGCAACAAGGCGGCCATTGCATACCTTTGGTTGTGAACACAATGCTGCAGGGCGCGGAACTTTTATACTTGGATGAAGTGCAGGTTAACGATGTGTTCGAGGCCGTAGTACTGCACAAAATATTTTCTGTGCTGTTTTCCAAAAATCTAGTAACGGTCATGACGTCCAACTACCCACCGCACGGGTTATACGAAGGGGGACTGCGTCGGGAACTCTTTCTTCCCGCCATATCTCTGCTCGAGCAGCGCGTACAGGTTGTAGCCATGCTCGGTAAGCGCGACTACAGAACAACACACGGACGGGGTGCGTGTAGGTATTATGTAGGCGAAGATGCAGACCAAGAATTGCACGCGCGCTTTGCGGAGCTTATCGGTTCCGGAAAAGTTGAAGAAGTCATACTGACCGTTGGAAACAGAAAAGTTAAAACGGGGAAGGCATGCAATACTGTTGCTTGGTTTGGTTTTGATGATCTGTGCGGAAACAAGCACCCCCTATGGGTTGCAGACTATAAGGAGATAGCAAAAAACTTTACTACTATATTCATCGAGGGCATTCCGGTGTTTGACTACTATTCCCAGAACGAAATGCAACGGTTTGTTGTGCTAGTGGATGAACTCTACGAGCGCAAGATGCGCATATTTTGCTCGCTTGCCGCCGACATCAGCGAATTATACGTCGGCCCCCCATCCATGGGCTTTAGGCGCGCTGCATCCCGGCTTGCTGAAATGGGGTCTGAAATGTGGTAACGTCAATGCACCGCCGCGTGAATTGCGCTCCGTGCCCTTTTCCAACATAGCCCATGTTTACCGCAACAGGAACCCATGCTAGTGTCTGGTGCGCGCGAAAGTTTGTATAGGCACTCAATGAACGATGCATCCACTCCCAAAGCGGGTACCCTGAAATATTTCTGCTCTCCAGGCATGAGTGCTTTGTATTCCATGTCAAGCTCCACTAGAGTTTCAGAGTGCTCAGAGACAAAAGAGATTGGTACCACAATTACCGGTACCCCATCATCCCTTGCTCTCAGAATTTCGAGCTTTGTACTGGGCTCTAGCCATTTGGTGGGCCCCACTTTACTCTGATAGCATATGGAGTAGTCCAGAGCTTGTATCCCCAATTGCTCCACAATCGCGCAAACGCTTTGCCGTATCTGCTCTTGATAAGGGTCTCCCCGCTCCACAACGCGTACAGGCAGACCATGTGCGGAGAACAGCACTCGCGGCCTATCATGGGCCATGAGAGCCTTATTATACTCACTCAGTATCAGGTTGCGGTGTGCCAGTATGTAGTCCTCATGTACGTGGTAGCAGCATATCACTCTGGTATCAGGCTTATAGCGTGCTCTGCGCGCGCTGTTGTACCAATCCTCGATTGCAGATAGGGTAGTGGTACTGGAATATTGGGGGTACATGGGCAGCAGCACTACATGTTCAGGCTGATAATCACGAACGGCGTGCAGTGCCTCCCTGGACCTTGGTTTCGAGTGTCGCATGCAGACGAACACCTTGTACATCTTGCCTTCTGCGGCACTATTCAAGCGTTTTTCCAGGGCCGAAGCTTGGTGCTCCGTTTCCTCCAGTATGGTAGACTTTCCTCCCATTAATGAGTAAATCTTTCTGGCAGACCTCGCTCTGAGCTTCGAAATTATCATGGCCACCAGCATCCTTAGCGGATACGGCAGTCCCAGTATGCGTCGGTCACTAAATAGACTGAACAAGAATTTTTCAACTTCACACAGGGAACCTGGTCCCCCTAAG of the Anaplasma centrale str. Israel genome contains:
- the zapE gene encoding cell division protein ZapE, whose product is MLAGGTEFDECMLARYHSMVNAREIVFDDLQFAALKELTKYDQIPPKWWELWRRPSSTAKKGVYIYGDVGRGKSLLANLFYEHSVIKKKKKVHFNTFMKDLHDLLHAMRVDNWQQGGHCIPLVVNTMLQGAELLYLDEVQVNDVFEAVVLHKIFSVLFSKNLVTVMTSNYPPHGLYEGGLRRELFLPAISLLEQRVQVVAMLGKRDYRTTHGRGACRYYVGEDADQELHARFAELIGSGKVEEVILTVGNRKVKTGKACNTVAWFGFDDLCGNKHPLWVADYKEIAKNFTTIFIEGIPVFDYYSQNEMQRFVVLVDELYERKMRIFCSLAADISELYVGPPSMGFRRAASRLAEMGSEMW
- the hemH gene encoding ferrochelatase, whose product is MLVDSTNEMQDKKVAVVLLNLGGPGSLCEVEKFLFSLFSDRRILGLPYPLRMLVAMIISKLRARSARKIYSLMGGKSTILEETEHQASALEKRLNSAAEGKMYKVFVCMRHSKPRSREALHAVRDYQPEHVVLLPMYPQYSSTTTLSAIEDWYNSARRARYKPDTRVICCYHVHEDYILAHRNLILSEYNKALMAHDRPRVLFSAHGLPVRVVERGDPYQEQIRQSVCAIVEQLGIQALDYSICYQSKVGPTKWLEPSTKLEILRARDDGVPVIVVPISFVSEHSETLVELDMEYKALMPGEQKYFRVPALGVDASFIECLYKLSRAPDTSMGSCCGKHGLCWKRARSAIHAAVH